GAATGGGGGCCCATGACCGGACCCCCTGCCTCCAGGGGCGGCAGGTAGGAGCCGTAGATGTGGCGGGACGGCGCCACCCCTGCCTGTCGGTAGATCTTCCACTTTTTGTCGACTACGCCGAACAGATTCGTGAATTTGCCGACCGATTCCGAGTTGCCCAACAAGAGGTGGCCGCCCTGGCTCAACGCATACTGGAACAGCGGCAGAATCTTTTTCTGCGCCTCGCCGCTCAGATAGATCAGCAGGTTCCGGCAACTGATCAGAGCGAGTCTGGAAAAAGGCGGGTCTTTGAGCACGTCCTGTTTGGCGAAGATCACCATATCGCGGATGCCTTTGCTGATACGGTAGGAACTATCCTCCCTGCTGAAGAAGCGTTCCAGCCGTTCTGACGATACGTCGGCGGCGATGCTGTCCGGGTAGACCCCGGCGCGCGCTTTTTCGATCGACGTGCCGTCGATATCGGTCGCGAAGATCTGGGCCTGGAAGCTCTTTTTCTGTTGGTCCAGATGTTCCCGGATCAAGATGGCGATCGAGTAGGCCTCTTCGCCGGTGGAACAGCCGGGTACCCAGATCCGCACACTCCCTTGAGAGGCCTTGGAGAAGAGGGGGGCGATGACGTGTTCCTGAAGCGACTCGAACGCTTCCGGGTCGCGGAAAAAGCTGGTGACGCCGATCAGCAGTTCCCCAAAGAGCGCGTCCGCCTCCAGCGGAGTTTCCCGCAGGTAGCGGACATACTCCTCGAGCCGGTCGATCTGGGCAACGGCCATTCGCCGCTCGATGCGGCGCTGGATAGTGTTCCGCTTGTACAGCGAAAAATCGTGGCCCGTCTGGGCGCGCAGCAGAATGAAGACCTTCTGCAGGAGGTCGGGGGCGGCGGGACCGGGAAAAACGATCTGTTTCGGCCGGCCTCCGAAGGCGTGATCCGCGTAGGCGATCAACCGCTCCGGCATTTTCTCCGGCGGCAGGACATAGTCCACCAATCCGCTGAGGATGGCGCTACGCGGCATCCCGTCGTACGCCGCGGACTCCGGAGCCTGAGCCATCGCCATACCGCCTTCGCCCTTCACCACCTTGAGACCGAAGGTGCCGTCGGTGCCGGTGCCCGAGAGGACGATGCAGATCGCCCGCTCCTGCCGGTCTTGCGCCAGCGAGCGAAAGAAAAAATCGATCGGCAGGCGCAGTCCGCGCGGAGCGCCCGGGTCCAGCAGATGCAGCTTGCCGTCCAGTAAAGCCATATCCCGGTTGGGCGGAATGACGTAGACGCAGTTGGGCTGCACCTCGATTCCGTCCTCCACCTGGAAGACCTGCATCTTGGTGTACCGCTTGACCAAGTCGATCAGGATGCTCTTGTGATCGGGGGAGAGATGCTGCACCACGACAAACGCCATCCCGATCTCCGTGTTGACCGGCATGGCGGCAAAGAACGCTTCGATGGCCGCCAGTCCACCCGCGGAAGCGCCGATGCCGACGACGGGAAACCCGGTCTTGACGTCCCGGGTTCCGCCCGGCATCTCGGGTGCCGTGGAAACGGGAGCCGCTTTCGACTCCTTCGGTCCCCCTTTTTTTCTTCCGGCAGTCATGATCGCCTCCTTAAGGGGCGAACGTTTCAGCCATCATAATCTTTAAATGGGTATCAATGGGGGTATTTAGGGACTCTCCGGCCGCCACTCCATACAAGTCCGGCCGGAAATCATTCGAATATACGGATACATGATGCCCCGGACGGAACGACCTTACAGGAGCGACGCGATGAACTCCGCGATCACACCGGGGTCGTTCAGGTCGAGGACGGGGACGTCCAGGTCGAGCGGTTCGTCGCTGGCCACCGCCGCCAGGCCGGGATCGTTCCGTTCGCCGCGGCAGATGAGCGCGCGGCGGAATTCCTTCCGGTGGACCTCGATCTTTGGGAGGGAGCTCCCCCGGAATCCCTCGACGAGGACGAGATCCATGTCGCTGAAGTAGCGCTCGAGGAGTTCCTCAATGGGGGGCGAGGCGGCGTGCCGCTTCACCATCGCCAGCTTCTCCTTCGAAGTGATCACCATCGTGTCGGCGCCCGCCGCGGTGAACCGGTGGCTGTCCTTCCCCGGGTGGTCGATGTCGAACCGGTGGGCGTCGTGCTTGACCACCCCCACCCGAATCCCTTTTCCCTTCAACGCGGGGATGAGTTGCTCCAGCAACGTCGTCTTCCCTGCCCCGGAATTCCCGACGATGGCGACCGCAGGAATCTGCTTCATGGATTGCCCCCCAAGTTATCGATTTTTTTTCAGTCGCCTGTAATCGTCCGGCGTATTTACGTTTAGAAACGAGAGGAATTCCGGGTCCACGGTCGCGATTTCCACCGCAGGGACGACCAGGGCATGGACCTGGTCGATCAGGCGGAACACGTTCCGTTGGCCGGCGTCCAGAGCCTCTTCCACGTAAGGCAGGCATCCCTTCCCGTAGATGGCACAGAGGGGCTCCAGGCCGTTGGGCCCGGATGGGATGACGAGGTCGCATCCATGCGCCCGCGCGGCAAGGTAACGGAGAACGGCCGGTGAAAGATAGGGCATGTCGCATCCGGTGATGAAGGTGAACTCCGTCGGGGCATGCCGGAGGGCGGCGTCGATTCCTCCAAGGGGTCCCTGCCCCGTGATCCGGTCGGGAACCGCGGGTATCCAAGGGACCGCGAGCCGTGCCGGATCGCTCGTCACGAGGAAGACGTTCCCGAAGACCTCCGCCACGGCCTCGCTCACCCACTGGATCAGTGGTTTGCCGCCGTGGAGAAGGAGCGCCTTGTCCGTCCCCATCCGCCGGGACGTGCCACCGGCCAGGATGGCGGCGGAGATATCCTCAGCCTTTGGAGCCGTTGTTGCGCGCCGGATCACCGTTCCACCTCCGGAAGATCGCCCATAAAAGAACCCCCGCGAGGAACCCGAGGGTGACGTTCACCGCCAGGATGAGCCCCGCCGTGAGCAGGCAGACGAGGAAATCTTCCCGTGTGCCGGTGTCCCTCGCCGGGAGCGACAGTTCGAGACCCGCGAAGACCAGCATCGCCCCGAGGATGCTTCGGGGAAATTCCTGGAGCGGCAGCAGGAAGGCGCCCGCGGCGAACAGCCCGACCGCCATCTTCACCGTGCCGAGGGCGACGACCGACCCTCCCGTGCGCGCCCCGAACCGGTACTGACTGGCCAATCCTCCCGCCCCGTGGCACAGCGGCATCCCACCCAACCAGCACGAAACGAGGTTCATCACGCCGACGGAGCGCGCCATCGCCGTTTCGGGGACCTTCTTCCCCGGGAACAGGTCGCCGGACAGGGCGCAGACGGCGACGACCGAGTTGAGCAACGTGAGGGGAAGCTGAGCAACCGCCCCCTTGGTGAACCCGATGACCCAGTCGGCGCGGCGGGGAAGGACCAGGAAGGGCGACCACACGGTGAGCCGCATGTCATGGAACAGGTCCTGGCGGAAAACGCCGAGCAGCAGGAGACCGCCGAGGAAGAGGAGGAGCGCGGCCGGGATCCGCTGTCGGAAATACGACAGGACGATCAGCCCGATTGCCGCGCAACCCACGGCGACGCTGTCCCACCCAAGGGGCGGAAGGACGGACAGCAGGCCGATCCCCCCGAGGAAGAGTTTCAGCCCGATCCCCAGCTGGATCCCGCGGACCACCGCTTTCGGCGTGAGCGCGAAGATTTTCCCCGCACCCGGGACGATTCCCGCGACGAGGAGAAACGCTCCCATGATGATCCCCGCCGCTGCGATCTGGGGAGGAGTCATCCCTTCCGCGATGGCCGCAGCCGCGATCGCTTTCATCGGCTGGACCGGGATCGGTAGACGGAAGAGAAGCCCCGTAGCCACGTTCCAGAGCCCGGCGAAGAAAAAGACGGGCGCCGGGGAGAGCCCGCACTGCGTGATGTACCCGAGGGTCAGGGGGAGGAAGGTCCCCAGGTCCCCCAGCGAACCGGAGATCTCCCCCCGGTCGAACCGCAAGAGGGGAGCGGCCGTATCACCCTTCATCCTGAAAGAGGTCCCCCCACACGGGATGAAATCCGACGAGATCTCCCGGGCC
The nucleotide sequence above comes from Deltaproteobacteria bacterium. Encoded proteins:
- a CDS encoding PAS domain-containing protein, which codes for MPGGTRDVKTGFPVVGIGASAGGLAAIEAFFAAMPVNTEIGMAFVVVQHLSPDHKSILIDLVKRYTKMQVFQVEDGIEVQPNCVYVIPPNRDMALLDGKLHLLDPGAPRGLRLPIDFFFRSLAQDRQERAICIVLSGTGTDGTFGLKVVKGEGGMAMAQAPESAAYDGMPRSAILSGLVDYVLPPEKMPERLIAYADHAFGGRPKQIVFPGPAAPDLLQKVFILLRAQTGHDFSLYKRNTIQRRIERRMAVAQIDRLEEYVRYLRETPLEADALFGELLIGVTSFFRDPEAFESLQEHVIAPLFSKASQGSVRIWVPGCSTGEEAYSIAILIREHLDQQKKSFQAQIFATDIDGTSIEKARAGVYPDSIAADVSSERLERFFSREDSSYRISKGIRDMVIFAKQDVLKDPPFSRLALISCRNLLIYLSGEAQKKILPLFQYALSQGGHLLLGNSESVGKFTNLFGVVDKKWKIYRQAGVAPSRHIYGSYLPPLEAGGPVMGPHSVRDPAHPVAVRDLAERALLEGYIPASVLVNAEFEVLYIHGHTGKYLEPASGDASLNLLNMARDGIRMELTTAVRKAVALQAPVRCEGLQVKSNGDTSLVNLIVQPVTKPEAARGLLMVIFEDVTPGPPPAVEAASEPLSDGEQRLVTLERELRAKGEYLQATIEELETTNEELKSTNEEAQSANEELQSANEELETSREELQSVNEELMTVNTELQNKIEELSRANDDMNNLLAGTDIGTVFVDHRLRISRFTPSATRIINLIQTDNGRPLGDIVSRLIGYDRLVEDTQSVLATLIPKTMEVQSKAGQWYQMHIQPYRTLKNIIEGAVLTFVEITRQKELLEALGSATRRNRELLESIRREGGTENRGQGDG
- the mobB gene encoding molybdopterin-guanine dinucleotide biosynthesis protein B, with the protein product MKQIPAVAIVGNSGAGKTTLLEQLIPALKGKGIRVGVVKHDAHRFDIDHPGKDSHRFTAAGADTMVITSKEKLAMVKRHAASPPIEELLERYFSDMDLVLVEGFRGSSLPKIEVHRKEFRRALICRGERNDPGLAAVASDEPLDLDVPVLDLNDPGVIAEFIASLL
- a CDS encoding molybdenum cofactor guanylyltransferase, whose translation is MIRRATTAPKAEDISAAILAGGTSRRMGTDKALLLHGGKPLIQWVSEAVAEVFGNVFLVTSDPARLAVPWIPAVPDRITGQGPLGGIDAALRHAPTEFTFITGCDMPYLSPAVLRYLAARAHGCDLVIPSGPNGLEPLCAIYGKGCLPYVEEALDAGQRNVFRLIDQVHALVVPAVEIATVDPEFLSFLNVNTPDDYRRLKKNR
- a CDS encoding putative sulfate/molybdate transporter, which produces MKGDTAAPLLRFDRGEISGSLGDLGTFLPLTLGYITQCGLSPAPVFFFAGLWNVATGLLFRLPIPVQPMKAIAAAAIAEGMTPPQIAAAGIIMGAFLLVAGIVPGAGKIFALTPKAVVRGIQLGIGLKLFLGGIGLLSVLPPLGWDSVAVGCAAIGLIVLSYFRQRIPAALLLFLGGLLLLGVFRQDLFHDMRLTVWSPFLVLPRRADWVIGFTKGAVAQLPLTLLNSVVAVCALSGDLFPGKKVPETAMARSVGVMNLVSCWLGGMPLCHGAGGLASQYRFGARTGGSVVALGTVKMAVGLFAAGAFLLPLQEFPRSILGAMLVFAGLELSLPARDTGTREDFLVCLLTAGLILAVNVTLGFLAGVLLWAIFRRWNGDPARNNGSKG